Below is a genomic region from Actinoallomurus bryophytorum.
TGCGCCGGGGGCAGCTGGACCTGGGCGAAGCAGATCGGGCGGCTGGTGTCGGCGGCACGCGCCGCGTGGACGAGGGGCTCGAAGTAGGTTCGGCACTCCGGGCGGGCCGAGTCCGGCTCGTTGGCGATGCTCCACATCACCACGCTCGGGTGGTTCTTGTCGCGGGCGACCAACTCCTCGATCGCGCGCAGGTGGGCCGCCTGGGTGGCGTCGTCGATCGCGGCGAAGATGTGCGGTGGGTCGCCCGGTACCAGGGTGTGGGCGATCTCGAAGTTCAGGCCGACGGCCGGGGTCTCGTCGATGACGACGATGCCGTGCCGGTCGGCGTACTCCAGCACCTCCTCGGCGTACGGGTAGTGCGAGGTGCGGAAGGAGTTCGCGCCGATCCACTCCAGCAGCGCGAAGTCGTGCACCATCAGCACGTCGTCATGGCCCTTGCCGCGGACCGGGTTGTCCTCGTGCTTGCCGAACCCCCTGAAGTAGAACGGCTCACCGTTGATCAGGAACCGGTCGCCGTCGACCGCCACGCTCCGGATGCCGACCGGCAGCTCGTACGAGTCGGATCCCTCCGCGCGTACCTCCAGCCGGTACAGGTAGCCATGGCCGGGTTGCCACAACGACGCGTCCGGGACGTCGAGCGTGCCCGAGGCGGTGGCCGCCCGCGCCCGCTCGACCCCCTCGGCGTCCCGCAGCACGACCTCGGCGACCTCGCCGCCCGCGACCGACGCCCGATAGTGCACCTGGCCGGACGTTCCGTGAACCGACGTGGTGACGGTGATGTCCTCCACGTACGTGTGCGGGGTCGCGTACAGCCAGACGGCCCGGTGCAGGCCCGCGTAGTTGAAGAAGTCGTGGAAGTAGCGCTGACGGCGGCGTCCGTCCGGCAGGACGTCGACGATGCCGGGCGGGATGGAGGCCGGGGTCAGCCGGTTGTCGACCACGACGGTCACCCGGCCTGCCTCGCCAGGGCGTACGAGTGAGGTCACGTCGCACTCGAACGGCGTGTAGCCGCCCTCGTGCCGTGCGACCTCGACGTCGTTCCACCAGACCACCGCGCGATGGGCCGCCGCGTCGAACCGCAGCACGACGCGCCGTCCCTCCCACCCGGCCGGGACCCGTACCTGCCGCTGGTACCAGACGTCCCCGACGTGGTCATGGGCGTCCCTGGTGGCCGGCACGTCGTTGAAGCTCGCCGGCACCGGCATCTCCGACGCGTCCGGTAGGGGACCCCGCCACCACTCCTCCGCGCGCCCGCGGTCGCCGGGATCGAGCGCGAAGGCCCAGAGCCCGTTGAGGCTGACACGCTCGCGGCTGGGGGTCTCCTGAGGACGCAGCACTGACTCACTCCCGATCAATCAAGGCGAATTCCCCAGAATCTACGCCAATCCCCCATCACGCCCGCGGGCCGGCGTCGCGAACGAGGAGGGCGGCCTGGACGCGGTTCGCGCAGTCCAGCTTCGCCAGGATCCGCGTCATGTAGGTCTTGATGGTCGTCTCGCTCATGTGCAGCCGCCGTCCGATCTCGGCGTTGGACAGGCCCTCGGCGACGAGGTACGCCACGTCCGACTCGCGCGGGGACAGGGCCGCCAGCCGCTCGGCCGCCTCCCGGCGGCGGCCGGGCTCGGTGACCATGCCCAGCACCATGCGGGTCACGGCCGGCGACAGGTACGCCTCGCCGTCGTGGGCCGCCCGCACCGCACGGATCAGCTCCTCCGGGCCGCAGTTCTTGAGCACGAACCCCGCCATGCCGCTCTGCACGGCGCGCACCACATTGGGTTCGGCGCCGAAGGAGGTGAGGACCACCGAGCGCACGCCGGGCGCCCGGCGGCGCAGTTCGTCGATCGCGCTCAGGCCGTCCATCACCGGCATGTTGATGTCGATCAGGGCGACGTCGATCCGGTGCCGGACCGCCTCCTCCACCGCCGTCCGCCCGTCACTCGCCTGGGCGACGACCTCGATGTCGGGCGCCGAACCGAGCACCGTACGGATGCCCGCCAGGATGAGCGCCTCGTCGTCGGCGACCAGCACTCTGATCATCTCAGCCGACTCCGAGGAGCATGCTCGCCGGCAGGACCACGAACATCAGGGCCGCTGTGACGAAGCCCAGCGCGGCCGTGCGTACCTCTCCCGCCGCGGGCGTCTCCTCGGTCTCCGCTACGAAGGGCAGCGTCGCCACCAGCCGGAACCGCCCGTCGTCCGGCCTGTGGTCGAGGAACCCCCCGGCCGCGCGCACACGCTCCTCCAGGCCGGTCAGGCCATGGCCGGCGCGGCCGGGGACCTGGTCGGCGAGAGCGTTGACGACCGTGACCAGCAGGCCGTCCGGCTGCCATTCGAGGCTCACCGCGACCGGCCGTCCGTACGCGTGCCGTGCCGCGTTGGTCAGCCCCTCCTCGACGACCCGGTACGCCGCCTGTTCCGCGTCCGCGCCCAGCGGACGCGGCTCCCCCTCCCGCCGCAGCGTCACCGGCACACCGGCCGACCGGAACTCCTCCACGACCTCGTCGATCGTGGCGGGGGACCGTGTCTCGTCCCGGCGGAGAGTGCCGACCACCGTGGACAGCTCGTCCACGGCGCCGCTCACCGCCGTACCCAGCCGCCGGGCCGCGTCGCGTTGCGCCGGAGGCACGGACACCTCCAGCGCCGCCGCCTGGATCGACACCAGGCTGAGGTGGTGGCCGAGTGAGTCGTGCATGTCCCGTGCGATCCGCAGCCGTTCGCGCAGCCGCTCCTGTTCGGCGAGAAGCTCGCGTTCCCAGCGGAGCCGCCGGTTGTTCCGGTCGAGCGCCGACACCAGCCGCTCGTGCTGTGCGAGGTACCGGCCGACGAGCAGGGGAAGCGCCACGAACATGACGTACGCGAAGACGAGGTTGGGGACCAGCCGCGGCTCCGGGGGACGGACCAGGAGCTCTCCGCCCAGCCCGCCGAGCGCCGCACCGGCGACGACCGCCATGCCCGTACGGGACCTGACGTGGCGCCCGGCCTGGTAGCCGGCCCACAGGAGCAGGACGTACGCCCCGCCGGCCAGCACCACGAACGCCAGCGCCAGCGCGAAGGCGGCGACCGGAGCCCGGCGGCAGAGAGCCACGACCAGCGCGAGCGGGAGCACGAACACCGGGATCCCCCACCAGTGCAGGACGTCCCAGTGCGCGGCCGCCAGCAGGGCGGTGTCGGCGGCGACCACGGCGGCGGCGAGCAGGTGTCGGCCCATGCGCAGCAGGCTACTTCCCGCGCGTTCACGTCTACTTTGGTCGGCCGGACCGTCGACCTTCGAGGACTGTGGCGCGCCCGCGCGGTTCCTAGCGTGAGCAGAGTGATCGAAGTACGGAATCTGAGCAAGCGCTACGGCGGGACGACCGCCGTCGACGACCTGGCGTTCACGGTGCGGCCCGGGCGGGTGACCGGCTTCCTCGGGCCCAACGGCGCGGGGAAGTCCACCACGATGCGGATCCTGCTGGGCCTCGACCGGCCCACCGGCGGCCGGGCCCTCATCGACGGCGCACCCTTCGCCCGTCTGCGCGAACCCCTGCGGCGCGTCGGAGCGCTCCTGGAGACCACTCCCGCGCACGGCGGCCGCAGAGCGCGCGACCATCTGCTCTGGCTGGCGCGGAGCAACCGGATACCCGAGGGGCGGCCGACGGAGGTGCTGCGGCTGACCGGGCTGGACGGCGTCGCACGCAAGCGGATCAAGCACCTGTCATTCGGTATGGGCCGCAGGCTCGGGCTCGCCGCCGCCCTGCTCGGCGACCCGCCGGTGCTCCTGCTCGACGAGCCGGTCAACGGCCTGGACCCCGAAGGCGTCCTGTGGATCCGGAACCTGATGAAGAGGCTCGCCGCCGAGGGCCGGACGGTGTTCGTCTCCAGCCATCTGATGAGCGAGATGGCGGTCACCGCGGAGCATCTCATCGTGATCGGCCGCGGCAGGTTGCTCGCCGACACGACGATGGCCGGGTTCATCGCCGCCAACAGCCGCTCATGCGTCCGGATCCGTACGCCCGAGCCGGAGCGGATGCGCGACGTGCTGGCCGGTGCGGGTATCGCCGTCGGCCAGGCGCCGGACGGCGCTCTCGAGGCGGAGGGCGCCGACCCGGCCAGGATCGGGGAGCTGGCCGCCGCCCGCGGGCTGGTCGTGCACGAGGTCGCGCTGCGTGAGGCCTCGCTGGAAGAGGCGTTCATGCGGCTCACCGGGGACACGTCCCAGGCCGGAGGCACGCGATGAGCGCCGCGAGGGCGGCCCTGCGGGCGGAATGGGTCAAGATCCGCACGGTGCGCTCGACCGTCTGGGTTCTCCTGCTGACGTTCGTGCTCTGCGTGGGCGTCGCCCTTCTGTTCGGGCTCACCCTGCGGAACGGCTTCGGCCGGATGGACGCCGAGGCCCGCGCGAACTTCGACCCGGTCCTGGCCGGCTTCTCCGGCCTGACGATGGGCGAGATCGCACTCGTGGCGTTCGGCGTGCTGCTCGTCGGCACGGAGTACACCAGTGGCATGATCCGCGCCTCGCTCGTCGCGGTGCCCCGGCGGGGCCTGTTCTACGGCGCCAAGGTCCTGGCCGGAGCTCTGACGGCTGCCGTGTTCTCGCTGGTCACCGCGTTCGTCACGTTCTTCGTGGCTCAGGCCGCGCTCGGGCCGCACGGCGTGTCGCTGGGCGCGCCGGGCGCCCTGCGGGCGACGTTGCTCGCGGCGGCCTACCTGACGCTGATGTGCGTGTTCGCGATGGGGGTCGCGGCGATGGCACGAGGCACGGCGCTGCCGCTGGGGATCATGATCCCGCTGCTGTTCCTCGGCTCCCAGGGGCTCGGCAACGTGCGCAGGATCCGTATGGTGGCGCAGTACCTACCCGACCAGGTCAGCGTCGTGATGATGCGAGTGGTGCGGCCGGACCCGTCGTTCATCACCTACCGGGGCTTCGGCCCGTGGACCGGACTGGGCATCCTCATCCTGTGGGCGGCGGCCGCCGTCGCGGGCGGCTACCTCGTGGTGCGCCGCCGCGACGCCTGAGCCGGATCGCCGCCGGCCCGCTCGGCCTCCAGCTCGGCGATGCGCCGGCGGGCCGCCCGAAGCTCGTGTTCGAGCTCGAGGATGCGGCGGATCGCCGCCAGGGTCATCCCCTCGTCCGTGAGCCGTACGACGTACTGGACGAGCGTGATCTCGTGCCGTGAGTAGCGCCGCTGCCCTCCCGGGGACCGGCTCGGCCGCACGACCTCGTGCTCGTCGAGCCGGCGCAGGAAGGCCTGCTGTACGCGGAGCATGGTCGCGACCTGGCCGACGGTGTAGAGCGCGGCCTGACTGTCATCGATCGGCAGTGAGGACATGGTGCCCCCATAATGCACCCGGGCGGGCCTCCCGGCAGAGGACGCCCGCCCGGGATGTCGGGCTTACTTCCTGAGCGCCTTGCGGCCGCTGGTCTGGACCTCGACCTTGCGCGGCTTGGCCTGCTCCAGCACCGGGATGCGGACCGCCAGGACACCGTCGTCGTACGCGGCGTCGATGCCGGAGGCGTCGAGGTGCTCGGACAGGTAGACGCGCCGGGTGTAGGTGCCCATCGTGCGCTCGCGGACGAAGAGTTGCTCGTCCTCGGCGTACTCCTCCTCGCGGCGGGCGCCGACCGTGAGGACGCCTCGGTCCACGGTGACCTCGATGGAGCTCGGGTCGATGCCGGGCAGGTCGAAGCGGAGGACCACCTCGTCCTTGCGCCGGATGCCGTCCATCGGCATGACCGTGGGCTGCCGGCGGGTGAACCGGTCGAACTGGCGCTCGAACTCCTGCATGAACGGGTCGATCGACGTCAACAGCATGGAAGACACCTCCAGGTTTCTTGTTCTCTTGTCGAGAGCTAACCTTCAAGCTGAGTTGTATATTTCCATCTTCGTCAGCCGTAAACAAGCTCTCCAAGAGGTGAGAGAACACTTCCCCGGGAATGACGAAGGGGCGGGGTACCGCACAGGCACCCCGCCCCTTCGCCGCCGCCTTGCGGCGGCTACGAGATCAGACGCGCTCGATGATCGTGGCGTTGGCCTGGCCGCCGCCCTCGCACATCGTCTGCAGGCCGTAACGGCCGCCCGTACGCTCCAGCTCGTGCAGGAGCTTGGTCATCAGGATCGAGCCGGTGGCGCCCAGTGGGTGTCCCAGCGCGATCGCGCCGCCGTTCGGGTTGGTCTTCTCCAGCGACGCGCCGGTGTCCTTGGCCCAGGCCAGCGGCACCGGGGCGAACGCCTCGTTGACCTCGAACACGTCGATGTCGTCGATGGAAAGACCGCCGCGGCGCAGTGCCTTCTCGGTCGCCGGGATCGGGCCGGTCAGCATGTAGACCGGGTCCGAGCCCTCCACGATCAGGGTGCGGATGCGCGCCCGCGGCGTCAGGTTGTGCTGCTTGACGGCCTCCTCGGAGGCGATCAGCAGCGCGCCGGCGCCGACGGAGATCTGCGACGCCACCGCCGCGGTGAGCTCCCAGCCGTCGCGCAGCGGCTTCAGGCCCGCCATCTTCTCCAGCGTGGTGTCCGGGCGTGCGCCCTCGTCCTTGGTCACGCCGGCGATCGGCGCGATCTCACGGTCGAAGTGACCGCTCTCGATCGCGTTCACCGCGCGCCGGTGGCTCTCCAGCGCGAACTGCTCCAGGTCGCCGCGCTTGAAGCCCCACTTCTCGCACATGAGCTGCGCGCCGCGGAACTGGGAGATCTCCTGGTCGCCGTAGCGCTCGTTCCAGCCCTCGCCGTACGGGAAGGGCATGCCCTTCTCCAGGGCCATGGCCACGCTCGAGCCCATCGGCACCATGCCCATGTTCTCCACGCCTGAGGCCACGACAAGGTCCTGAGTGCCCGACAGCACACCCTGGGCGGCGAAGTGGATCGCCTGCTGCGACGAGCCGCACTGCCGGTCGATGGTCACGCCCGGGACCCGGTCGGGCAGCCCGGCCGACAGCCACGCCGTACGTGCGATGTCGAGGGACTGCGGGCCGACCTGCATGACACAGCCCATGATCACGTCGTCGACCGCCTCGGGGTCGACGCCCGTACGCTCGACGAGCTCCTTCAGCACGTGCGCGCCCAGGTCGGCCGGATGCACCGCCGCCAGCGCACCCTTCTTCGTACCGACCGGGGTACGGACCGCTCCGACGATGTACGCCTCGGCCACGACGCCTCCAATGTCTTCTGTTGAGGGTTCCGTCCCTAACAACCGAACACTATTCGGTCAGTACGAGGTTACCTCGCCTGACCGCGTCTTCCATGTGACCCTGCTCTCCCGTCCACGGCAACCTCGACCAATGCTGAGGTTGGTGCTCGCGGCTCCTAGGCTGGGCGCATGGAGAACCCCCCATGGGACGCGCACGAGCTGACCGTCGGCCAGGTGGCCGCGCGCAGCGGCGTCGCCGTCTCCGCACTGCACTTCTATGAGAAGAAGGGGCTGATCGGCAGCCGCCGTACGGTGGGCAACCAGCGGCGTTACGCCCGCGACGTGCTCCGCCGCGTCGCCTTCATCCGGGTGTCACAGCGCGTCGGCATCCCGCTGAACGACATCCGGGACGCCCTAGCCGAGCTGCCGGAGGAACGCACGCCCACGCCGCGGGACTGGGCACGCCTCTCGTCCGCGTGGCGCGGCGAGCTCGACGTCCGCATCGAGCAGTTGCAGCGGCTCCGCAACGACCTGATCGGCTGCATCGGATGCGGCTGCCTGTCCCTGCACCACTGCCGGCTCGCCAACCCCGCCGACCGTCTGGGCGCACTCGGCCCGGGCCCGCGCCGCCTGCTCACCGACCCGCCGCCGGCCTCCTAGGGCGCGTGCCGGCCCTCGTGTGATCCGCGCAGGTGCGGTGTGCGGCGCCGGCCGTGCAGGAGCCGGATGGCGACCAGGATGACCAGCCAGGTCGGCCAGGCCAGTGCGAAGTGACCGGCATAGGTCACGATGCCGAGGACGATCGCGGTCGCGACCACTCCGGCCACCGCTATCCACCGCATCCTGGTCCGTGACCAGGCGGTGTTCTCCGGCTCGGCGGACGCGGGAAGGTCGGCGGTCAGCGCCTGGAGCTCCCCCATGGTCCGGGCCGCCATCGCGGCGGCACTGCGCTCGCCGAACTCCTCCAGGGTGAGCCGTCCCTGTGCGTAGTGCTCCCGCAGGATCTCGGTGACCTCGTCGCGGTCCCGGTCAGCGGCACGAAGCATCTGGTCCATGTTCTGAGTAAAGGCGACCTGCGGCCTCGCGTCATCGGCGTACGGGTGGTCCGGCCTCCACCCCCGGGTGGACCCCCGGCTCATCAGCCGACGGGGCTCGCCTTCCGGAGCATGCTCAGGTGTTCGCGCAGTGCCGGGAGGGCGGCGTGGGCCAGGGCGGTGACTTCGGGCGAGGACCCGCTCCTGATCTCCTCACCGGCGGCCGTGATGGCCTTCTTGTGCTCCTCGACCATCGCGGCCACGAAGTCGCGGTCGAACCGGCTGCCCGACTCCTTCTGCAGTCGCTGGGCCAGGGCCAGCTGCGCGGGCCGTTCGCTCCTGGGCAGCTCGATGCCCAGGCCGCCCGCCACCGCGGTCACCTTCTGGTCGAACGCGGTGTGGTCGGCGGCGAGCATGCTCCCCGCGTGGCGCACCGCCGCGGTCGCGCCCTTCCTCTCGGCGAGCCTGCCGTACTGCACGTCCGCCAGGTCGGCCTGGTGCGTCGCCGCCAGCCAGGCACGGTCACCGGAGGAGACCGCGCTGCCGGAGGAGACGGGCGCCGTCACGGCCACCTGCCGGCCGCCTCCGGCGGCGCCGCACGCGCCGAGCGCGGTCAGCAGCAGCCCCACGGCGGCGTAGGAGTACGGATGACATGTCATGAGGTCCCCCCATCTCACCGGATGCGTCAAAGGGATCGGGGGGCGCTCTCCCCTGCCGGTGAGGTCCTTGTCACGGCCGCGTCCGCTCTCGGCGGCGGCCTCGCTGGTACCGGCGTACCCGTGTCCCGGCGACGCCACGCCGCCGCACGGAATTCGCCCCGTGACGCCCGGAACGGCCGGCGTTTGGAGTTACGCTGGGGCCGGTCGTCCGGAGGAGAGAGTCGTTGAGTGGTCTTGTCACGCTCGCACTGCTGGCGATCCTGGGGGCGTTCATCATCACCCGGATCATGCGGCGCATCGGCCTGGGCATGTCGCGTAGCAACACCTTCGGCTTCATGTTCTTCTTCGTGGTCGTCGTGCTGATGGTCTGGGGTCAGACGCTCAACAAGTAGCGATTTCCCCGAACTCCCGGCACGGGGAACACGTCATACCCGATGCGAAGCCCCGATACCGCCGTGGGAGGCGACCCCGTGCCCCAAGCAAGCTCGCAGGCGAACAGCCAGGCGAACGCCACGTCCTGGCACCTGCGCCGGCTTGTTGACTTCGCCGAGCCCCGGCGGGACGACATCTGCCTCGACATCACGCCCGGCGGCTCCGGCCTCGCCCTGGCCATCCGCCCGTGGGTCCGCGACGTCATCACCGCCCGACCCGGCTCCTTGCCCACCGAGAAGTTCACCCTGGTCACCGCGTCGCTCGCCCTCGGCAGGTCCGACGACCAGATCGCGCTCGTGCACGACCTGCTCCAGGTCTGCGGTGGACGTCTCGTACTCGCCGACCTCGTACGCACGCGCGGCGGAGACAGTGACCGCATCGAACGGCTCCGCGATCCCGCCTACACCACGAAGCGGACCCTGACCGAGCTGCTCGACGTGCTCAAACGGGCCGGCGGCTGGACCCGCAGGCTCGACATGTTCACCATCGAACGGCCCGTCGAGCCCTGGCTGGCGGACGCGCCCAAGCCCGAGCGGATCCGCCGGGAGCTCATCGCCGAGCTCGACGGCGGCCCCAGGACCGGCGCCCAGCCCCGCATGATCGGCAACGAGCTGTGGTTCGCCCAGTCGTGGGTCTTCTTCGCGGTCGAGCCGGTCAGCCGGCCGCGCCTGGCACCAGGACAGCCGCTCCGTTGACCCGATCGCCGGACAGGTCCGCGAGCGCGCGGTCGGCCTGGTCCAGCGGGTACGGCGTCACCGTCACCTTCAGGCCGAGCCGGTCCGCGAGCCGCAGGAACTCCTCGCCGTCGGCGCGGGTGTTGGAGCTCACACTGCGGAGCTGACGCTCCTGGAACAGGTCGTCCTGGTAGTCGAGTACGGGCACGTCGCTGAGGTGGATGCCGGCGATGGCCAGCGTGCCGCCGCGGTCCAGGCGGCGCAGCGCGGCCGGCACCAGCTCTCCGGCGGGCGCGAAGATGATCGCCGAGTCGAGGGGCTCGGGGCTGGGATCGAAGGAGTCCTGCGCGGACGCCGCGCCGAGTTCGAGAGCCAGCTCACGCCCTGCCGCCGCGCGTGTGAAGACGTGCACCGCGGCACCCTCGGCCAGCGCGATCTGCGCCGCCAGGTGCGCCGAGCCACCGAACCCCCAGATGCCGAGCCGTCCGCCGGGCGGCAGCTCGGCACGGCGCAGCGCGCGGTATCCGATGATGCCCGCGCACAGCAGGGGCGCGACCTCGATGTCCGGCCGGTCTCCGGGCAGCGGATAGGCGTACGCCTCGGGCGCGACGGCGTACTCGGCATAACCGCCGTCGGCGTCCCAGCCGGTGTAGAGCGATGAGGGGCAGAGGTTCTCCGCGCCGCGACGGCAGTAGGCGCAGACGCCGCACGTGCTGCGCAGCCACGCCACACCGACGCGGTCGCCCTCGGCGAAGCGGTGCCCCTGCCGGACGACCTCTCCGACGATCTCGTGACCGGGCGTCACGCCGGGCAGCCGCGGCGGCAGGTCACCCTCGGCCACATGCAGGTCGGTACGGCAGACGCCACAGGCGAGCACGCGGACCAGCACCTCACCGGGTCCGGGCTCGGGCACGTCACGGGTGACCGCCTCGAGCGGCCCGGTCTCGACCGGACCGGGCCTGCGAACCTCCCACGCCAGCACAGTTCCAGCGTAGAGCCTGTCTCGAAGTCCCCGGTCTGGGCCCGCCCCGTCGTGGGGCCCACCCGCCGTGGGGATCGACCCGCCGTGGGGATCGACCCGCCGTGGGGATCGACCCGCCGTGGGATCGACCCGCCGTGGGATCGACCCGCCGTGGAGCCCACCCCCCTGGAGCCCACCCCCCTGGAGCCCACCCCCCTGGAGCCCACCCGCCCGGGGGTGCCATCCCACTCTCATTGTCCAGCCAGAACAGCGGCGGGCGAAAGTAGAGCGGGGTTCTGTGGATAACCCTAGGTGGCGCCACCCAGGCGCCACCCAGGCGCCACCCAGGCGCCGCCGACAGCATGACTATGAGACAGGCCCTGGCTTCCGGCGCCCCGGCTAGGACTTCAGCGGAATCTCGAACCAGACGGCCTTGCCGTCGTTGGTGGGCCGGGATCCCCAGCGTGCGGCGAGCTGGTCGACGAGGTAGAGGCCACGGCCGCCCTCGTCGGTCTCCCCCGCACTGCGGATGCGTGGCAGTCGCAGGTCCTTGTCGAGTA
It encodes:
- the uidA gene encoding beta-glucuronidase, which translates into the protein MLRPQETPSRERVSLNGLWAFALDPGDRGRAEEWWRGPLPDASEMPVPASFNDVPATRDAHDHVGDVWYQRQVRVPAGWEGRRVVLRFDAAAHRAVVWWNDVEVARHEGGYTPFECDVTSLVRPGEAGRVTVVVDNRLTPASIPPGIVDVLPDGRRRQRYFHDFFNYAGLHRAVWLYATPHTYVEDITVTTSVHGTSGQVHYRASVAGGEVAEVVLRDAEGVERARAATASGTLDVPDASLWQPGHGYLYRLEVRAEGSDSYELPVGIRSVAVDGDRFLINGEPFYFRGFGKHEDNPVRGKGHDDVLMVHDFALLEWIGANSFRTSHYPYAEEVLEYADRHGIVVIDETPAVGLNFEIAHTLVPGDPPHIFAAIDDATQAAHLRAIEELVARDKNHPSVVMWSIANEPDSARPECRTYFEPLVHAARAADTSRPICFAQVQLPPAQDVMSDLFDVICLNRYNGWYIDTGDLVTAERELEAELHEWARLHGKPIIITEYGADAIPGVHSVSAGPWTEEYQVELLEAFHRAFDRVESVVGEHVWNFADFATGYGVNRVDGNKKGVFTRDRRPKAAAHALRRRWTEEKAV
- a CDS encoding response regulator, with protein sequence MIRVLVADDEALILAGIRTVLGSAPDIEVVAQASDGRTAVEEAVRHRIDVALIDINMPVMDGLSAIDELRRRAPGVRSVVLTSFGAEPNVVRAVQSGMAGFVLKNCGPEELIRAVRAAHDGEAYLSPAVTRMVLGMVTEPGRRREAAERLAALSPRESDVAYLVAEGLSNAEIGRRLHMSETTIKTYMTRILAKLDCANRVQAALLVRDAGPRA
- a CDS encoding sensor histidine kinase, translated to MGRHLLAAAVVAADTALLAAAHWDVLHWWGIPVFVLPLALVVALCRRAPVAAFALALAFVVLAGGAYVLLLWAGYQAGRHVRSRTGMAVVAGAALGGLGGELLVRPPEPRLVPNLVFAYVMFVALPLLVGRYLAQHERLVSALDRNNRRLRWERELLAEQERLRERLRIARDMHDSLGHHLSLVSIQAAALEVSVPPAQRDAARRLGTAVSGAVDELSTVVGTLRRDETRSPATIDEVVEEFRSAGVPVTLRREGEPRPLGADAEQAAYRVVEEGLTNAARHAYGRPVAVSLEWQPDGLLVTVVNALADQVPGRAGHGLTGLEERVRAAGGFLDHRPDDGRFRLVATLPFVAETEETPAAGEVRTAALGFVTAALMFVVLPASMLLGVG
- a CDS encoding ABC transporter ATP-binding protein — its product is MIEVRNLSKRYGGTTAVDDLAFTVRPGRVTGFLGPNGAGKSTTMRILLGLDRPTGGRALIDGAPFARLREPLRRVGALLETTPAHGGRRARDHLLWLARSNRIPEGRPTEVLRLTGLDGVARKRIKHLSFGMGRRLGLAAALLGDPPVLLLDEPVNGLDPEGVLWIRNLMKRLAAEGRTVFVSSHLMSEMAVTAEHLIVIGRGRLLADTTMAGFIAANSRSCVRIRTPEPERMRDVLAGAGIAVGQAPDGALEAEGADPARIGELAAARGLVVHEVALREASLEEAFMRLTGDTSQAGGTR
- a CDS encoding ABC transporter permease, which produces MSAARAALRAEWVKIRTVRSTVWVLLLTFVLCVGVALLFGLTLRNGFGRMDAEARANFDPVLAGFSGLTMGEIALVAFGVLLVGTEYTSGMIRASLVAVPRRGLFYGAKVLAGALTAAVFSLVTAFVTFFVAQAALGPHGVSLGAPGALRATLLAAAYLTLMCVFAMGVAAMARGTALPLGIMIPLLFLGSQGLGNVRRIRMVAQYLPDQVSVVMMRVVRPDPSFITYRGFGPWTGLGILILWAAAAVAGGYLVVRRRDA
- a CDS encoding MerR family transcriptional regulator encodes the protein MSSLPIDDSQAALYTVGQVATMLRVQQAFLRRLDEHEVVRPSRSPGGQRRYSRHEITLVQYVVRLTDEGMTLAAIRRILELEHELRAARRRIAELEAERAGGDPAQASRRRTTR
- a CDS encoding Hsp20/alpha crystallin family protein, which codes for MLLTSIDPFMQEFERQFDRFTRRQPTVMPMDGIRRKDEVVLRFDLPGIDPSSIEVTVDRGVLTVGARREEEYAEDEQLFVRERTMGTYTRRVYLSEHLDASGIDAAYDDGVLAVRIPVLEQAKPRKVEVQTSGRKALRK
- a CDS encoding acetyl-CoA C-acetyltransferase, which encodes MAEAYIVGAVRTPVGTKKGALAAVHPADLGAHVLKELVERTGVDPEAVDDVIMGCVMQVGPQSLDIARTAWLSAGLPDRVPGVTIDRQCGSSQQAIHFAAQGVLSGTQDLVVASGVENMGMVPMGSSVAMALEKGMPFPYGEGWNERYGDQEISQFRGAQLMCEKWGFKRGDLEQFALESHRRAVNAIESGHFDREIAPIAGVTKDEGARPDTTLEKMAGLKPLRDGWELTAAVASQISVGAGALLIASEEAVKQHNLTPRARIRTLIVEGSDPVYMLTGPIPATEKALRRGGLSIDDIDVFEVNEAFAPVPLAWAKDTGASLEKTNPNGGAIALGHPLGATGSILMTKLLHELERTGGRYGLQTMCEGGGQANATIIERV
- the soxR gene encoding redox-sensitive transcriptional activator SoxR, encoding MENPPWDAHELTVGQVAARSGVAVSALHFYEKKGLIGSRRTVGNQRRYARDVLRRVAFIRVSQRVGIPLNDIRDALAELPEERTPTPRDWARLSSAWRGELDVRIEQLQRLRNDLIGCIGCGCLSLHHCRLANPADRLGALGPGPRRLLTDPPPAS
- a CDS encoding DUF1707 SHOCT-like domain-containing protein, producing MDQMLRAADRDRDEVTEILREHYAQGRLTLEEFGERSAAAMAARTMGELQALTADLPASAEPENTAWSRTRMRWIAVAGVVATAIVLGIVTYAGHFALAWPTWLVILVAIRLLHGRRRTPHLRGSHEGRHAP
- a CDS encoding DUF4142 domain-containing protein, which translates into the protein MTCHPYSYAAVGLLLTALGACGAAGGGRQVAVTAPVSSGSAVSSGDRAWLAATHQADLADVQYGRLAERKGATAAVRHAGSMLAADHTAFDQKVTAVAGGLGIELPRSERPAQLALAQRLQKESGSRFDRDFVAAMVEEHKKAITAAGEEIRSGSSPEVTALAHAALPALREHLSMLRKASPVG
- a CDS encoding zinc-dependent alcohol dehydrogenase family protein, giving the protein MLAWEVRRPGPVETGPLEAVTRDVPEPGPGEVLVRVLACGVCRTDLHVAEGDLPPRLPGVTPGHEIVGEVVRQGHRFAEGDRVGVAWLRSTCGVCAYCRRGAENLCPSSLYTGWDADGGYAEYAVAPEAYAYPLPGDRPDIEVAPLLCAGIIGYRALRRAELPPGGRLGIWGFGGSAHLAAQIALAEGAAVHVFTRAAAGRELALELGAASAQDSFDPSPEPLDSAIIFAPAGELVPAALRRLDRGGTLAIAGIHLSDVPVLDYQDDLFQERQLRSVSSNTRADGEEFLRLADRLGLKVTVTPYPLDQADRALADLSGDRVNGAAVLVPGAAG